From one Cardinium endosymbiont of Dermatophagoides farinae genomic stretch:
- a CDS encoding type IV secretory system conjugative DNA transfer family protein, translated as MKISRICVNDRYLKWAVDLEFYSGFGCYTRLILVVSICFLAWDRLKLFLSKSFCKKNGFVSTVLLFLWLLFTFYFIFFERIYIYLSRYDFIKSREWLIPYLFILFFTAFALPFWFYRDIKPSIKKDKNLIISPKFYDKKSSFSIALPTKNGLLLINNPQRGIYILGGLGSGKTRYILEPILYEMIQKGYCGLVYDYDFEGNPIDPKISYCLSKFVYNCYLKLPEKDRKNVAFKTINFTDLNKSSRINPIDPIYISNRAYLEEYVTVFLKNLNPGGKDDFWYLSTKSLLKGIIVYLSNQAKSCCTLPHVVTLATKPIDKILGLIEKDSEAYSYASSIFDAYKGGDKSSGQLIGIIASFKTSLQPLIDKNLFWVLSKNEIQLTINDNIAPTILCIGNFPPSKSAFSPVISLLITICFKSMYGHNRTKGFVAIDELPTLYIPGLAEVPATARKYGISTISCIQSNAQLEDTYSSIGAKKIQGTLSNQFMGNCCVESSRYASSIFGKEEHTIKSTSSSETCHSNTQGHHTTHGENITIHEQELIKPNEFSSFGVGFFAGKVVESDSVFFQEQFKNVLSYDKNFKDELLKDLPDVTKVSNEDILDNQRKIEKDIDLLLEYM; from the coding sequence TTGAAAATCAGTAGAATTTGTGTTAATGACCGATACTTGAAATGGGCAGTTGATTTAGAATTCTATTCAGGATTTGGGTGCTATACTCGCCTGATTTTAGTAGTTTCTATTTGTTTTCTAGCATGGGATAGATTAAAGCTATTTTTATCAAAATCTTTCTGTAAAAAAAATGGTTTTGTATCTACAGTATTATTATTTTTATGGTTACTGTTTACCTTTTATTTTATATTTTTTGAAAGAATATATATCTATTTATCCAGGTATGATTTTATAAAATCACGCGAATGGTTAATACCTTATCTATTTATACTGTTTTTTACTGCTTTTGCACTTCCATTTTGGTTTTATAGAGATATAAAACCTTCTATAAAAAAAGACAAAAATTTAATTATTAGTCCTAAATTTTATGATAAAAAGTCATCTTTTAGTATTGCTTTACCTACTAAAAATGGTCTATTGCTCATCAATAATCCTCAGAGAGGAATTTATATACTAGGGGGTCTTGGAAGTGGTAAAACCAGATATATTTTAGAGCCAATATTATATGAAATGATCCAAAAAGGTTATTGTGGACTTGTATATGATTATGATTTTGAAGGAAATCCAATAGATCCAAAAATAAGCTATTGCCTGTCTAAATTTGTATATAATTGTTATTTAAAATTACCAGAAAAGGACAGGAAAAATGTTGCTTTTAAGACGATTAACTTCACAGATCTCAACAAGAGTAGTCGCATCAATCCTATTGATCCTATATACATATCGAATAGAGCCTATTTAGAAGAATATGTAACCGTATTTTTAAAAAATCTTAATCCTGGAGGGAAAGATGATTTTTGGTACTTAAGTACTAAGTCTCTTCTAAAAGGCATTATCGTTTACTTATCTAATCAGGCAAAAAGTTGTTGTACGTTGCCACATGTAGTAACGTTAGCTACTAAGCCTATTGATAAAATATTAGGTTTAATAGAAAAAGACTCAGAAGCCTATTCCTATGCAAGTTCCATATTTGATGCTTATAAAGGCGGAGATAAATCATCAGGTCAACTAATAGGTATCATAGCAAGCTTTAAAACGAGCTTACAACCACTGATTGATAAGAACCTATTTTGGGTATTGAGTAAAAATGAAATACAACTAACTATCAACGATAATATTGCTCCAACCATACTCTGTATAGGCAACTTCCCACCTTCCAAATCAGCTTTCAGTCCAGTTATATCTCTATTGATTACCATATGTTTTAAATCCATGTATGGGCACAATAGAACGAAGGGTTTTGTAGCTATAGATGAGCTACCTACCTTATACATCCCAGGTCTTGCAGAAGTTCCAGCTACGGCAAGAAAATACGGTATTAGTACTATTTCTTGCATACAATCGAATGCCCAATTAGAAGATACCTATAGCAGTATAGGTGCTAAAAAGATACAAGGTACCCTAAGCAATCAATTTATGGGCAACTGTTGTGTGGAGTCTTCTAGATATGCCAGTTCTATTTTTGGAAAGGAAGAACATACGATCAAGTCTACAAGTTCTTCAGAAACCTGTCACAGTAATACTCAAGGTCATCATACTACGCATGGTGAAAATATCACTATACATGAACAAGAGTTGATCAAACCTAATGAGTTTTCAAGTTTTGGTGTGGGATTTTTTGCGGGGAAAGTAGTAGAAAGTGATAGCGTATTTTTTCAAGAACAATTTAAGAATGTGTTGTCCTATGACAAAAACTTTAAAGATGAGTTGTTAAAAGATTTACCAGATGTTACAAAGGTTAGTAATGAAGATATTCTAGACAATCAAAGGAAAATAGAAAAAGATATAGATTTACTTTTGGAGTATATGTAG
- a CDS encoding ankyrin repeat domain-containing protein: MRYEKDDVSREIYDLLVSNLPPDEAAKLDLEWQKDINEVNKRSTLLLQAVRKNDLKKARKLLKLGANPNIANVSNNPINVAVLSENKAMVSLLLSYGAEVIFEKDGNSSILNSLRVKTNQEILDVILCHFADIDKKDSVGLTPIHWACRDGHLNVVKHILDKSPSLVHNTDNPYKFTPLHWASRRGSKEIVELLIAKGASKTAKSKSGFTPLMLAIANKHEALEGILSPDGFSRHSKLVNKAWQCSICIEGVQDSRDKIFPVIPLDCGHKFHFRCITQNVLSQHQNHRTINCPNCRGSLSADMIQKIVSSATTPTMSAFSTLNAVKQKDMPKLKFLLEKGGNPNESTVTNSALEEAVRQSNYEMVSLLLDYGADPTYQDPVTNNTPLYHAADNMLFERTSQDVSDKIFIALIKHGAKVNMQRLGSDIRETPRDCVCMFDDPLFVLTEAVGIRSGYFEDIKPAFGLSRSEIKEKILFGRELEPRGYHAKL; encoded by the coding sequence GTGCGATATGAAAAAGATGATGTATCCAGAGAGATATATGATCTCTTAGTTTCTAACCTGCCTCCAGATGAGGCTGCTAAGTTAGACCTAGAGTGGCAAAAAGATATTAATGAAGTTAATAAAAGAAGTACGCTTTTGTTACAAGCTGTTAGAAAAAATGATTTAAAAAAGGCGAGAAAACTTTTAAAGTTAGGCGCTAATCCGAATATAGCTAATGTAAGTAACAATCCTATTAATGTAGCTGTTCTTTCGGAAAACAAAGCAATGGTCTCATTGTTACTATCGTATGGAGCAGAGGTAATATTTGAAAAGGATGGCAATTCAAGTATTTTAAATTCTTTAAGGGTTAAGACCAATCAAGAAATCCTTGATGTAATTCTATGTCATTTTGCTGATATAGATAAGAAAGATTCAGTGGGCTTAACTCCTATTCACTGGGCATGTAGAGATGGTCACCTGAATGTAGTAAAACATATTTTAGATAAATCACCTTCTCTGGTTCACAATACAGATAATCCTTATAAATTCACACCGCTTCATTGGGCTTCCAGACGAGGGTCCAAAGAGATCGTTGAACTGCTTATTGCTAAAGGTGCCAGTAAAACTGCTAAAAGCAAGAGTGGCTTTACACCTTTGATGTTGGCTATAGCCAATAAGCATGAAGCTTTGGAAGGTATCCTTTCCCCAGATGGTTTTTCAAGGCATTCAAAATTGGTAAACAAAGCTTGGCAGTGTAGTATCTGTATAGAAGGCGTACAGGATTCTAGGGATAAAATATTTCCTGTTATCCCGTTGGATTGTGGTCATAAGTTCCACTTCAGGTGCATTACACAAAATGTATTGAGCCAACACCAAAATCATAGAACCATTAACTGTCCTAATTGCCGTGGTAGTCTATCAGCAGATATGATTCAAAAAATAGTTTCTAGTGCTACTACTCCAACCATGAGTGCATTCAGTACGTTAAATGCAGTTAAGCAAAAAGATATGCCAAAGTTAAAGTTTTTATTAGAAAAAGGTGGCAATCCAAATGAGTCAACCGTTACCAATTCGGCTTTAGAAGAAGCAGTTCGTCAGTCTAATTATGAGATGGTCTCCTTGTTATTAGACTATGGTGCTGATCCTACATACCAAGACCCTGTAACAAATAATACTCCTCTGTATCATGCAGCAGATAATATGCTTTTTGAAAGAACTAGTCAGGATGTATCTGATAAGATATTCATAGCTCTTATTAAGCATGGTGCTAAGGTAAATATGCAACGATTAGGGTCCGATATCCGTGAAACACCTAGAGATTGTGTGTGTATGTTTGATGATCCTTTATTTGTCCTAACAGAAGCTGTCGGAATTCGTTCAGGCTACTTTGAGGATATTAAACCTGCTTTTGGATTATCAAGAAGTGAAATTAAAGAAAAGATTTTATTTGGTAGGGAGTTAGAGCCGAGAGGATATCATGCAAAGCTGTAA